The following proteins come from a genomic window of Achromobacter deleyi:
- a CDS encoding IclR family transcriptional regulator, with translation MSRPSSTRNALDAEADGASGSPIAIQVIERAMRLLDALAAQPEPVTLKELSATTGLHASTAHRILNDLVVGRYVERVDNGLYQLGMRLLELGSLVKGRLNVREAAISAMRSLHKLTGQTINLSVQQGDEIVYIDRAWSERSGMQVVRAIGGRAPLHLTSTGKLFLSTGDARQVRAYALRTGLAGHTRNSLTDLDRLERELALVRRHGYARDNEELELGVRCIAAGIFDDTGKLVAGLSISAPAERLQDDWIKALVDTAASISEALGYEPSVSSGFSGLGMAAEAMRT, from the coding sequence ATGTCCCGTCCTTCTTCCACCCGCAATGCCCTGGACGCCGAGGCCGATGGCGCTTCGGGCAGTCCCATCGCCATCCAGGTCATCGAACGCGCCATGCGCCTGCTCGATGCGCTGGCCGCGCAGCCCGAGCCCGTCACGCTCAAGGAATTGTCCGCGACCACCGGCCTGCATGCCTCCACCGCGCACCGCATCCTGAACGACCTGGTCGTGGGCCGCTATGTCGAACGGGTCGACAACGGCCTGTACCAGCTGGGCATGCGCCTGCTGGAGCTGGGCTCGCTGGTCAAGGGGCGCCTGAACGTGCGCGAGGCGGCCATTTCGGCGATGCGCTCGCTGCACAAGCTCACGGGCCAGACCATCAACCTGTCGGTGCAGCAGGGCGACGAAATCGTCTACATCGACCGCGCCTGGAGCGAGCGCTCGGGCATGCAGGTGGTGCGGGCCATCGGCGGCCGCGCGCCCCTGCACCTGACCTCCACCGGCAAGCTGTTCCTGTCCACCGGCGACGCCCGCCAGGTGCGCGCCTACGCCTTGCGCACCGGCCTGGCCGGCCACACCCGCAACAGCCTGACCGACCTCGACCGCCTTGAACGCGAGCTGGCGCTGGTGCGGCGCCACGGCTATGCGCGCGACAACGAGGAACTGGAACTGGGCGTGCGCTGCATCGCCGCGGGCATTTTCGATGACACCGGCAAGCTGGTCGCCGGCCTGTCGATCTCGGCGCCGGCCGAACGCCTGCAGGACGACTGGATCAAGGCCCTGGTGGACACGGCCGCCAGCATTTCCGAGGCGCTCGGTTACGAGCCCTCGGTG
- a CDS encoding competence/damage-inducible protein A, with amino-acid sequence MAAESASRRIGLIIVGDEILSGRRQDKHFSKVVELLGARGMQLAWAEFLPDDRDVLVAAYRRSFATGDVVFSCGGIGGTPDDHTRQAAAAALDLPLVLHPEAEQAIALRTAEMAAKGQGTADMSAPENQQRLQMGVFPEGCEIVPNPYNRIPGFFIRDHTFVPGFPVMAWPMLEWTLDTRYRALQHTRRHAEHSFLVFSMPESRITPAMQTVESRWPGVRAFSLPSVGEAGGTPHIDLGVKGEPEAAAEALAFLRAEVLRLGGKLAPPSA; translated from the coding sequence ATGGCTGCAGAATCCGCCTCCCGCCGCATCGGCCTCATCATCGTCGGCGACGAAATCCTGTCGGGCCGCCGCCAGGACAAGCATTTTTCCAAGGTCGTCGAGCTGCTGGGCGCGCGCGGCATGCAACTGGCCTGGGCGGAGTTCCTGCCGGATGACCGCGACGTGCTGGTGGCCGCCTACCGGCGCAGCTTCGCCACCGGCGACGTGGTGTTTTCCTGCGGCGGTATCGGCGGCACGCCGGACGACCACACCCGCCAGGCCGCCGCGGCGGCCCTGGACCTGCCGCTGGTCCTGCATCCCGAAGCCGAGCAGGCGATCGCGCTGCGCACCGCCGAAATGGCGGCCAAGGGGCAGGGCACGGCCGACATGAGCGCGCCGGAGAACCAGCAGCGGCTGCAGATGGGCGTGTTCCCCGAGGGCTGCGAGATCGTGCCCAATCCGTACAACCGTATTCCGGGCTTCTTCATCCGCGACCATACCTTCGTGCCGGGCTTTCCCGTCATGGCGTGGCCGATGCTCGAGTGGACCCTGGATACGCGCTATCGTGCGTTGCAGCATACGCGCCGCCACGCGGAGCATTCCTTCCTGGTGTTCAGCATGCCGGAATCGCGCATCACCCCGGCCATGCAGACCGTCGAAAGCCGCTGGCCGGGCGTGCGCGCCTTCAGCCTGCCGAGCGTCGGCGAAGCCGGCGGCACGCCGCATATCGACCTGGGCGTGAAGGGCGAACCCGAGGCAGCAGCCGAGGCGTTGGCCTTCCTGCGGGCCGAGGTGCTGCGCCTGGGGGGCAAGCTGGCGCCGCCGTCGGCCTGA